In Enoplosus armatus isolate fEnoArm2 chromosome 20, fEnoArm2.hap1, whole genome shotgun sequence, the sequence ACATacaacttctcaaatgtcagCATTTTTCAGTCTCAATAACATTTTTACTGACTATAAATCACTTGtgcagtgaaaaaaacaaaagaaaaaaacaaaaaggttggTTACCTGGATAAGCTTGCTCCCCATCACTTTCACTCAGCAAGAGAACACTGGGGTCAGGTGGGCTgtacttcaaaaataaaatctacacTACAATTTCCAGAATCACTCGTCAGTTTCCCTTCATGCTAAGTTCAAGTGTTCGGACAGTTTACAAAGTGAACTCGTCAGTATGAGCAGGTTAATATGTTGTCGGTTACAGTACCCAGTCTACACTTAGTGAGATATGTTTGAGTTATCTGATATTTGTGCCTGGGagtgatgggaaatgtagtattTTTCCACTGGAGGTTTCCAGCCCACCTGAGCTCCGGGACCCTGTTTCAtcgtaaaaacaaaaaaaaaatgagatgagGCAAACTATAAACCACCCAGTTCCTTCATTTGGGATATTGAAGCTTATAATACTCCTGCTAGTGCCACCAAGCTTTTTCAAAACCTTTACGTAAGACAGATCAAATGtcaaacacctcacacacacacacacacacacacacacacacacacacacacacacacacacacacacacacacacacacacacacacacacacacacacacacacacacacacacacacaaaaccctcCGGGCATTTCTTATCCTCGACCCCTAGAAACGTCCCTCACTTGGGTTCACTGGAAAGACAGTCGAACTTGGTTAAAAAAGGACAGAACATACTGCTGTAGGGACTGGTAGGCAGCACAGCAAGCTTTAAACATGTTAAAGACAAATTCAAAAAGAGAAATCGCCGCTCCGATCTCCTCTCCAGAGCTTCATACGGCTTTCTGATTGAAACACGATTCAGCCTGGTTCGGGAGATCACAGCCCACATACTGTACCACCACTAGTCCCAGTAACTGACTGAACTGAGGCATGTATGGTACGTATAATTAATGAATACTTCAATCACCTTTCATTTAAGGCCTTTCGGTACTGTATAATTGTCTGATcgttgttggggtttttttaagCTCAATCAAAcattgacacttttttttttttttggaaagggACGGGAAGATTTTCTACTCTTTATGATTCTAACCTCtcgcacacatttacacattcactcactcaACAGAGGAGGCTCGGGTCCCTCTAGCCAAATACATGGAAGTCACCAGAACCCAAGTGTATTGAGGgttgacacattcacacacgaGGGATATCTAACtgaaaattgcttttttttcacagacaGCCGTGGATTTCTTAGAAATCTTAAATTCttctttttggggggtttgagtgcgttgttgttgttttcctacCAAAATGATGGTAGTTTTCTTTTAGCCAAGTCTCCAATAATTTAACAGCTTGAGGAGTCACTGTGTGCTGTCTATTTGACCTCTAGGATGGAGGGGTTGGACTCCATGATGGCCACGATGATTTTGTCAATGTAGTCCTGGAGTCTGTAGTTGATCTCCTCCTGTTTGTGGATGGCCTCCATCAActacaaacagagaaacagaagtcAGTGGAGATAAAAGTGGTAACAGAGTCACAGAATAACACCTGGTGAACATATATTGAATATGTTGCATAACTCTAAACCTACCTCTCCACGAGACACAGAGTTGATCTCAGCTGCCAGGGAGTCGGAGAAGGAGGCCGACATCAAGTTCTTGGCTCCCTGGATGCTCAGGTTGATAATCTGTCCGTTTAACTCGTCGTTCTGCTCCTTCAGGCTGCGGTTGTCCTGGAGGGGTTAAGTCAAATGTAACGCATCGTAAAAACAGCACAGGCCTGATCCTAAATCATTCTTCCATTTCAAAACATTCTGGTTAGAGTGACAGAATGAGAAAACAGTATGAGATACTCAGAATGTGTGTGCTACCTGTTTGAGTCGTTTGATCTCTTGCTCCAGCTCGGCCTCGCGGGTGCGGGTCTGATATTCCTGCAGCCCTGCACCGGGGGTGCGCCCTCTCTTTGCTTCGGCCTCCAACTTGTACAGCTGTAGGTGCTCGAGCTGTTTTCGCAAGTCTTCAATGAGCTGTGGTGCAAACAAATCAAGAGACATCAGTTAGTAAAGTCATTAGGAATCTTAATGAGGGGTAGAGGGCAAAAACAGGTATATTGGACACATGACGGTGATAACGTTATGCtgtattgtaatattttgtacacatagtactgtttattttgtacataGTGAAACCAGTCCCACCTCCTGTGTGCACTCCTTCTCCTTCTGGCTCTGGTGGTGCTCATGGCTCAGCTTGTCAGCCATCTTCCTGCGGGACTCCGTCTCCTCCGTCAGCCTGTCGGACATTGCTTCTGTCTCATCCTgcagcttcctcttctcctggaaaataaaacaaacaaaaaaaccccacagaaGGTGAGGATGGTGAGAAATGGAACTTAGGAGAAAGACTGCATTAGGAGCACgaggaagacaagaaaaacCAGGAGATGTTATTGCTCTCACCTCCTCTAGTCTCTCGATGTTCGCTCGAAGACACGGAACACACGACCTCAGCTCGCTGTTCTCctcatccagctgctgcagcctgagaaacaaacacaaatccttcagacacacacacatccaagaCCTACAGTACAGCCACAAAGTAACAACTGACacatctgcactgtttgttgATAGTAAACAATGCTATACCACAGAAAAGTAGCTTACATTCAGTGGCAGGTTAGTGCCAGCGTGTGGCAGTGTAGAGCCATGACTCCTCCAACAAACAACATGTCAACCACTAGCGTCACAATGAACGTGTTTTAAATATaccattaaattaaattaaatctaacacaacaaacacaccaaaaagtACAACTAAAAACTTCTCATCAGGTTATCAAACACTGACTGATCTTGTTGACAATATCCAGTTAAAATGACCATGTATAAGTATCAAAAACATCTAAATGGTTGATGACAATTATAGTTTATAGAAATTTTTTTACTCAACGAAACAATgcacaatcaatcaatctgttgtacagtaaatacatatatttagatttttaatgCTGCCACCAAAGATATTCTATAGTCTTCTCTCATCTGCTCACCTGGCCTGCAGGTTTTCCAGCTCCagccccctctccctctccagcttGATCAGGGCCTCCTTGTGACGGCGGGTCTCTTGCTGTAGTTGCTCCTCTGCCTGGACCTCCTGCTCCTTCAGTTGCTCCTCCAAGGCGTTGGCCCGGTGCACCAGCTGAAGGTTCTCCTGGCGCAGCCTCGCGTGCTGCTCCCCCGATGCCTCCGACTCCTTTTCCAGCTCCGCCACTCGACGCTCAAGTAGGAGCACCTGGGAAAAGTCAAAAGTTTAATCTTCTTCCTTTAACTGCTACTGTCAAAAGGTGAAAAATGTGGCAGCTCGCAGGTGTGAATATGTGTAACCAAATTATCCGTTAACTTCTTTGACAGATCTGACAGCTCTCACCTTGTCTGTGATGTCGTTGTCAGCGAGCTCCAGGATGTCCCGCGTTAAGTCGCTCATGGTGTCCAGAGTCATCGAGCTGTTCTGGAGGAGATGTCTGCACGTGGAGAGGGAAAATTGAACTCAACCGTCCCTGGGGCCAGTTTACA encodes:
- the rab11fip3 gene encoding rab11 family-interacting protein 3 isoform X3 codes for the protein MVLGMVDSPLGPASPDTSFIMQNEVTDSAYLGSESTYSECETFTDEDTGALVPPEMHEDVETDSGIEATLHDPEDGGNRFSLNSELHNHSLVTVIGGEEEHFEDFGESNTSELLLESSVEGTVEGGDSPLVQPPEQVNGSSLLSPSAGKRLSSKKVARHLLQNSSMTLDTMSDLTRDILELADNDITDKVLLLERRVAELEKESEASGEQHARLRQENLQLVHRANALEEQLKEQEVQAEEQLQQETRRHKEALIKLERERGLELENLQARLQQLDEENSELRSCVPCLRANIERLEEEKRKLQDETEAMSDRLTEETESRRKMADKLSHEHHQSQKEKECTQELIEDLRKQLEHLQLYKLEAEAKRGRTPGAGLQEYQTRTREAELEQEIKRLKQDNRSLKEQNDELNGQIINLSIQGAKNLMSASFSDSLAAEINSVSRGELMEAIHKQEEINYRLQDYIDKIIVAIMESNPSILEVK